The stretch of DNA CCGGAGTCGGAATTGACAACGCGATTGTCGAACTTGATAACGACGAAGTGCCGATCATGGACGGCAGTGCTTCACCGTTTGTCCATGTCCTGCAACGAACCGGTCGCCAGCGACAGAAGTCGAAAAGGCTCATGCTGAAGATCACCAAACCGTTAGAGATCCGTAACGGCGAATCCGCCCTGCGCATTGAACCCTGTAATGGTTTCAAGGTGAGCGGCGAGATCGATTTTGATCATCACCTGATCCGGAAGCAGACCTTTTCCGTTACGGTCGACAGTTCCACCTTTGTCAAGGAGGTGGCCTCCGCCCGCACCTTCGGTTTTCTTCATGAGGTCGAATACCTGCGCAGCAACGGCAAGGCCCTTGGCGGCTCACTCGAAAACGCCATTGTTATTGATCGCAACGAGATCCTCAACACGGGTGGGCTGCGTTTTTCCGATGAGTTTGTCCGTCACAAGATTCTTGATCTGATCGGCGATCTGGCCCTTCTCGGTTTTCCGATTCTCGGCCATGTCAAGG from Desulfobulbaceae bacterium DB1 encodes:
- a CDS encoding UDP-3-O-[3-hydroxymyristoyl] N-acetylglucosamine deacetylase — protein: MDKWQHTIKKSVSFAGIGLHSGKTVKLVVKPAEANTGIRFVRTDLAEKVVIPAILSRVSNTVLATTLAKDGAEVSTTEHLLAALSGVGIDNAIVELDNDEVPIMDGSASPFVHVLQRTGRQRQKSKRLMLKITKPLEIRNGESALRIEPCNGFKVSGEIDFDHHLIRKQTFSVTVDSSTFVKEVASARTFGFLHEVEYLRSNGKALGGSLENAIVIDRNEILNTGGLRFSDEFVRHKILDLIGDLALLGFPILGHVKAVKSGHAQHLELMKEIVDHPECWQLVKIAGTGDENVLEKVVMSTMAAGNKILPYLVPPRVMSSAGGVPVPF